A region of Micromonospora chokoriensis DNA encodes the following proteins:
- a CDS encoding carbohydrate ABC transporter permease: MALITGTSAPVRRPVRDRHHRGVGRWVVLTLVTLGALVMLVPFAFMLLNAFKSPGDYSSGGPLSWPTEFYTKGLRTYWNAVDFPLKLWNSALIAGSVAVLGVAVSLLNAYALGVGRVRGRLWIVGLFLLANMLPQEALIYPLYYVAKEVGLYNTRLAVIIIFTVIQSAFGTYLLASVLGTFPRSLLEAAALDGAGTWTVLWRVVFPNLRPTLAVLLIFFFIWTWNEFLIPLVMLIDNQTQTIPVALASLQGDRLMDAPTTNAGSLISLVPAVVFFLIFQRTLARGITAGAEK; encoded by the coding sequence ATGGCCTTGATCACTGGAACCTCCGCGCCGGTCCGCCGGCCCGTACGCGACCGCCACCACCGGGGCGTCGGCCGCTGGGTGGTGCTCACCCTGGTCACGCTCGGCGCGCTCGTCATGTTGGTGCCGTTCGCGTTCATGCTGCTCAACGCGTTCAAGTCGCCCGGTGACTACTCGTCCGGCGGGCCGCTGAGCTGGCCGACGGAGTTCTACACCAAGGGTCTGCGGACGTACTGGAACGCTGTCGACTTCCCGCTCAAGCTCTGGAACTCGGCGCTCATCGCCGGCTCCGTGGCGGTGCTCGGCGTCGCCGTGTCGCTGCTCAACGCGTACGCCCTGGGTGTCGGTCGGGTCCGTGGCCGGCTGTGGATCGTCGGTCTCTTCCTGCTGGCCAACATGCTGCCGCAGGAGGCGCTGATCTACCCGCTGTACTACGTGGCCAAGGAGGTCGGGCTCTACAACACCCGACTCGCGGTGATCATCATCTTCACCGTGATCCAGAGCGCGTTCGGCACCTACCTGCTGGCCTCGGTGCTGGGCACGTTCCCGCGCTCGCTGCTCGAAGCCGCCGCGCTGGACGGCGCCGGCACGTGGACGGTGCTGTGGCGGGTGGTCTTCCCCAACCTGCGGCCCACCCTCGCGGTGCTGCTCATCTTCTTCTTCATCTGGACCTGGAACGAGTTCCTCATTCCGCTGGTCATGCTCATCGACAACCAGACGCAGACCATCCCGGTCGCGCTCGCGTCGTTGCAGGGCGACCGGCTGATGGACGCTCCGACCACCAATGCCGGCTCGCTGATCAGCCTGGTGCCGGCCGTCGTCTTCTTCCTCATCTTCCAGCGCACCCTGGCGCGCGGCATCACGGCAGGAGCCGAGAAGTGA
- a CDS encoding LacI family DNA-binding transcriptional regulator has translation MHDVARLAQVSVSTVSYVLTGTRPISQATRDKVLAAMAELDYQPNAMARGLASRRSRILGLLMPMDERGLGATETAFVTGAAAAASSAGYHLVLSPVGGGDLDDLRRLASQRMLDGVVLMEVQLADERVTVLQETGVPLVLIGRTADTSTLSYVDIDFDQTVREAVAHLVGLGHRRIVYVNHSAATLASGYGPALRTRDAFVAAMTGHGLDPVMIAAEDSAAGGRAALAAAFARAPELTAVLAMNETAIFGILGELTGRGLSVPGDVSVVSMVTSPQVAELATPALTAMTSPGSALGRIAIEALVRHLDGPAVERHLDGPAVERHQQLLPCALEVRGSTAPPRSRRPVGADQ, from the coding sequence ATGCACGACGTCGCCCGCCTCGCGCAGGTCTCGGTCAGCACCGTCTCGTACGTGCTCACCGGCACCCGGCCGATCTCGCAGGCCACCCGCGACAAGGTGCTCGCCGCGATGGCCGAGCTCGACTACCAGCCCAACGCGATGGCCCGCGGCCTGGCCAGCCGTCGTAGCCGGATCCTCGGCCTGCTGATGCCGATGGACGAGCGTGGGCTCGGCGCCACCGAGACGGCGTTCGTCACCGGTGCGGCCGCGGCGGCCAGCTCGGCCGGCTACCACCTGGTGCTCTCGCCGGTCGGCGGCGGCGACCTCGACGACCTGCGCCGGCTGGCCAGTCAGCGGATGCTCGACGGTGTCGTGCTGATGGAGGTCCAGCTGGCCGACGAGCGGGTCACCGTGCTTCAGGAGACCGGGGTTCCGCTGGTGTTGATCGGCCGTACCGCCGACACCAGCACCCTCTCCTACGTCGACATCGACTTCGACCAGACGGTGCGGGAGGCGGTCGCGCACCTGGTCGGCCTGGGGCACCGGCGGATCGTCTACGTCAACCACTCGGCGGCCACGCTGGCCAGTGGTTACGGGCCCGCGTTGCGTACCCGGGATGCCTTTGTCGCGGCGATGACCGGGCACGGCCTCGACCCGGTGATGATCGCGGCCGAGGACAGCGCGGCGGGCGGGCGGGCCGCGCTGGCGGCCGCGTTCGCGCGGGCGCCGGAGCTGACCGCGGTGCTGGCCATGAACGAGACCGCGATCTTCGGCATCCTCGGTGAGCTGACCGGCCGTGGCCTGTCGGTGCCCGGCGATGTCTCGGTCGTCTCGATGGTCACCTCGCCGCAGGTCGCCGAACTGGCCACCCCGGCGCTGACCGCGATGACGTCACCGGGGTCGGCGCTCGGTCGGATCGCGATCGAGGCGCTAGTACGCCATCTGGACGGCCCTGCCGTCGAGCGTCATCTGGACGGCCCTGCCGTCGAGCGCCACCAGCAACTGCTGCCGTGCGCGTTGGAGGTCCGGGGGTCCACCGCCCCGCCACGAAGCCGCCGACCCGTGGGGGCTGATCAGTAA
- a CDS encoding serine/threonine-protein kinase — MLIAGRYRLLDLVGRGGMGRVWRAHDEMLHREVAVKEIVPPSWLADHERDELRSRTLREARAAARLNHPAVVRLYDVVPFEGSPWIVMEYVPSRTLQDVLDAEGPLEPARAARIGLAVLDALHAAHTAGVLHRDIKPQNVLVAHDGRVMLTDFGLATFDGGDGVLTRPGMVFGSPQYVAPERAAEGVSTVAADLWSLGATLHAAVEGRSPYARSTAMATLSALAAGPPDPAPHAGQLAPVLDGLLRRDPRDRLDHDTARRLLTAAATGRPEPPPVSDRPPVPDRPATAPGLVGVPAVVQGDDEQDPTVPLPDADQRPSDPTTTAPTPERAGGGRTTRRLALVAVALLVAAAAGVGTTLALTDDKPADTGGWSSPQPQNGPFDGGGPGGPGPGPGPDRPGPPPGGRDVPPPPFACVRPHIAGAPVRAGTPMSGERFRPPPGWVWYAGSGGFRVSVPATWYHSRDGEVSCFQDPATGRAFSVAGGDRADALVQLRAARDAAISAGALPQYDEIRLAATDDGAEWECRWMAPFGGRWLHARHQVVGAGRWTLGWITHDDDWAGGTADWEHVRNSFRPPP; from the coding sequence GTGCTGATCGCTGGTCGGTACCGGCTGCTCGACCTGGTCGGCCGCGGGGGTATGGGTCGGGTGTGGCGCGCCCACGACGAGATGCTGCATCGTGAGGTAGCGGTCAAGGAGATCGTCCCCCCGAGCTGGTTGGCCGACCACGAACGGGACGAGCTGCGCTCGCGCACCCTGCGGGAGGCACGCGCCGCCGCCCGGCTCAACCACCCCGCCGTGGTCCGGCTCTACGACGTCGTCCCGTTCGAGGGCAGCCCGTGGATCGTGATGGAGTACGTCCCGTCGCGCACCCTGCAGGACGTGCTCGACGCCGAAGGGCCGTTGGAGCCGGCCCGGGCGGCACGGATCGGCCTGGCGGTGCTCGACGCGCTGCACGCCGCGCACACCGCGGGGGTGCTGCACCGCGACATCAAACCGCAGAACGTGCTCGTGGCCCACGACGGGCGGGTGATGCTCACCGACTTCGGGTTGGCCACCTTCGACGGCGGCGACGGCGTGCTGACCCGCCCCGGCATGGTCTTCGGGTCCCCGCAGTACGTCGCCCCCGAGCGGGCCGCCGAGGGGGTGTCCACGGTCGCCGCCGACCTGTGGTCACTCGGGGCGACCCTGCACGCGGCGGTGGAGGGCCGCTCCCCGTACGCCCGCAGCACCGCGATGGCCACCCTGAGCGCGCTGGCCGCCGGCCCGCCGGACCCGGCGCCGCACGCCGGGCAGCTCGCGCCGGTACTCGACGGGTTGCTGCGCCGCGACCCACGCGACCGCCTCGACCACGACACGGCACGCCGGCTGCTCACCGCCGCGGCGACCGGCCGCCCCGAACCGCCGCCGGTGTCCGACCGACCGCCGGTGCCGGACCGGCCGGCCACCGCACCGGGCCTGGTGGGGGTGCCCGCCGTCGTTCAGGGCGACGACGAGCAGGATCCGACGGTTCCGCTGCCCGACGCGGATCAGCGCCCGAGCGACCCGACCACCACCGCGCCGACACCGGAGCGGGCGGGTGGGGGGCGCACCACCCGTCGGCTGGCGTTGGTCGCCGTAGCGCTGCTGGTGGCCGCCGCCGCCGGCGTCGGCACCACGCTGGCCCTCACCGATGACAAGCCCGCCGACACCGGGGGCTGGTCCTCCCCGCAGCCGCAGAACGGTCCGTTCGACGGTGGCGGACCAGGCGGCCCCGGGCCGGGCCCCGGCCCCGACCGGCCCGGCCCGCCACCCGGTGGCCGGGACGTCCCTCCGCCGCCGTTCGCCTGTGTCCGCCCGCACATCGCCGGTGCGCCGGTACGGGCCGGCACGCCCATGTCGGGCGAACGGTTCCGGCCTCCACCCGGCTGGGTCTGGTACGCCGGCAGCGGTGGCTTCCGGGTCTCCGTGCCGGCGACCTGGTACCACTCCCGCGACGGTGAGGTGAGCTGCTTCCAGGACCCGGCGACCGGTCGGGCCTTCAGCGTCGCCGGGGGCGACAGGGCCGACGCGCTGGTCCAGCTACGCGCCGCCCGCGACGCGGCGATCTCAGCCGGGGCACTTCCGCAGTACGACGAGATCCGGCTCGCCGCGACCGACGACGGCGCGGAGTGGGAGTGCCGCTGGATGGCGCCCTTCGGTGGCCGGTGGCTGCACGCTCGGCACCAGGTGGTCGGAGCCGGCCGCTGGACCCTCGGCTGGATCACCCACGACGACGACTGGGCCGGGGGCACAGCCGACTGGGAGCACGTCCGAAATAGTTTCCGACCACCCCCCTGA
- a CDS encoding serine/threonine-protein kinase yields MQQLLIAGRYRLLDLVGTGGMGRVWLARDEMLHRDVAVKEVVPPSWLAESEREELRLRTLREARTAARLSHPNVVRIYDVVHDRESPWIVMEYVPSRSVQQIISAEGPLSPQRTARIGLAVLAALRAAHAAGVLHRDVKPHNVLVADDGRVVLTDFGLATFDGGEGAMTGPGTVLGSPQFVAPERAREGVSDQRTDLWSLGATLYATVEGQSPYARSSAMATLSALATEPPDPMRRAGALGPVLAGLLQRDPWRRLTAAEAESLLHEAAAQSDDPPGPPLSSAVAAVRGAGRAHAPAPVDTAGHPGPRTTSAAQPTSWVRRSRRRLLALGGAATALLVAGGVAVALVNRNDPRTPPSGSGGGGSPSRPAAFACSTPPPPPPASTPVASVAPPAEARYRLREGWTWHDDPTGFRIAAPVGWARWTEGPVTCFREPGGARVLSVESGPARPDPVAYWTAEEARLTTGDGLLPAYRKVDISAMDIFEGGAVWECGWENAAGEQVHSFRLLANTSAERSYTVSWLTKEFDWQVNAAYLPMIRQSFTPAL; encoded by the coding sequence GTGCAGCAGTTGCTGATCGCGGGTCGGTACCGGCTGCTCGACCTGGTCGGCACCGGCGGAATGGGCCGGGTGTGGCTTGCGCGCGACGAGATGCTGCATCGCGACGTGGCGGTGAAGGAGGTCGTGCCACCGTCCTGGCTGGCCGAATCCGAACGCGAGGAGTTGCGGCTGCGGACCCTGCGGGAGGCCCGCACGGCGGCTCGGCTCAGCCACCCCAACGTGGTCCGCATCTACGACGTCGTGCACGACCGGGAGAGCCCCTGGATCGTGATGGAGTACGTGCCGTCCCGGTCGGTGCAGCAGATCATCAGCGCCGAGGGGCCACTGAGCCCGCAGCGCACCGCCCGGATCGGGCTGGCGGTGCTCGCCGCGCTGCGCGCCGCCCACGCCGCCGGGGTGCTGCACCGCGACGTGAAACCGCACAACGTGCTGGTGGCCGACGACGGTCGGGTGGTGCTCACCGACTTCGGGCTGGCCACTTTCGACGGTGGCGAGGGAGCGATGACCGGGCCGGGCACGGTGCTCGGCTCACCGCAGTTCGTCGCCCCCGAGCGGGCCCGCGAAGGCGTGTCGGATCAGCGCACCGACCTGTGGTCGCTGGGCGCGACGCTCTACGCGACGGTCGAGGGGCAGTCACCGTACGCCCGGTCGAGCGCGATGGCGACGCTCAGCGCGCTGGCCACCGAGCCACCGGACCCGATGCGGCGGGCCGGAGCGCTGGGTCCCGTCCTCGCCGGCCTCCTCCAGCGCGACCCGTGGCGGCGGCTGACCGCCGCCGAGGCGGAATCCCTGCTGCACGAGGCGGCGGCCCAGAGCGACGATCCCCCAGGGCCGCCCCTGTCCTCGGCGGTGGCGGCGGTACGCGGCGCGGGCCGCGCCCACGCACCCGCCCCGGTGGACACGGCCGGCCACCCCGGCCCTCGGACGACGTCGGCGGCCCAACCGACGAGTTGGGTCCGCCGATCCCGGCGGCGCCTGCTCGCCCTGGGGGGCGCCGCCACGGCTCTGCTCGTCGCCGGAGGCGTCGCGGTTGCCCTGGTCAACCGTAACGACCCACGGACGCCGCCGTCCGGCTCCGGCGGGGGCGGGTCGCCCTCCCGACCGGCCGCCTTCGCCTGCTCCACACCACCGCCGCCCCCGCCCGCCTCGACTCCGGTGGCGTCGGTCGCGCCGCCCGCCGAGGCCCGGTACCGGCTGCGCGAAGGCTGGACCTGGCACGACGACCCGACCGGCTTCCGGATCGCCGCGCCGGTCGGTTGGGCGCGCTGGACCGAGGGGCCGGTGACCTGCTTCCGGGAGCCGGGCGGGGCTCGGGTGCTCAGTGTCGAGTCGGGGCCGGCGCGACCCGACCCGGTGGCGTACTGGACGGCCGAGGAGGCGCGACTCACCACCGGCGACGGGTTGCTGCCCGCGTACCGCAAGGTGGACATCTCCGCGATGGACATCTTCGAGGGCGGCGCCGTCTGGGAGTGCGGGTGGGAGAACGCCGCTGGTGAGCAGGTGCACAGCTTCCGGCTGCTGGCCAACACCTCGGCCGAGCGCTCCTACACCGTCTCGTGGTTGACAAAAGAGTTCGACTGGCAGGTCAACGCGGCATACTTGCCGATGATCCGGCAGAGCTTCACCCCCGCCCTCTGA
- a CDS encoding ABC transporter substrate-binding protein, with translation MQRFHRLVAALALAATATTTVAACGGGDNADDSDAKVLKLWHYESENSAMGVGWDRAIELFKSEHPGVEVRFERKAFEQIQQNAGMIINSSEGPDIMEYNKGNATAGLLSSQGLLTDLSAEADKRGWAGKLSPSLQTTARYSDKGVMGSGKWFGVPNYGEYVTVYYNKDMFQANGVAVPTSMAEMTAAMDTFVGKGVTPLGMAGAEYPAGQLFYQLALAKGDRQFVDNYQLYKNPVDFTADPLKYGAETFAEWVKKGYVAKDSASLKAEDMGTAFIAGKVPMIVSGSWWYGRFKTEMKANWDTFLFPGNTLNAGSSGNLWVVPENSKAKSLAYDFIDITLRPEIQDLIGNNGGVPVAADASKITDPKDRKLIEDFNTVSKSDGLAFYPDWPVPGYYDVLVSGFQGLINGSKSPDQVLDTIAKPYADGVKEITGK, from the coding sequence ATGCAGCGATTCCACCGGCTCGTCGCCGCGCTCGCCCTGGCGGCGACCGCGACGACCACCGTTGCCGCGTGCGGTGGTGGTGACAACGCGGACGACAGCGACGCCAAGGTCCTCAAGCTCTGGCACTACGAGAGCGAGAACAGCGCGATGGGGGTCGGCTGGGACCGGGCGATCGAGTTGTTCAAGTCCGAACACCCGGGCGTCGAGGTGCGCTTCGAGCGCAAGGCGTTCGAGCAGATCCAGCAGAACGCGGGCATGATCATCAACTCGTCCGAGGGCCCGGACATCATGGAGTACAACAAGGGCAACGCGACGGCCGGTCTGCTCTCCTCGCAGGGGCTGCTCACCGACCTGAGCGCGGAGGCCGACAAGCGCGGCTGGGCCGGCAAGCTCAGCCCCAGCCTCCAGACCACCGCCCGCTACAGCGACAAGGGCGTGATGGGGTCGGGCAAGTGGTTCGGTGTGCCGAACTACGGCGAGTACGTCACCGTCTACTACAACAAGGACATGTTCCAGGCCAACGGCGTCGCGGTGCCGACCAGCATGGCCGAGATGACCGCCGCGATGGACACGTTCGTCGGCAAGGGCGTCACCCCGCTGGGCATGGCCGGTGCCGAATACCCGGCCGGGCAGCTCTTCTACCAGCTCGCCCTCGCCAAGGGCGACCGGCAGTTCGTGGACAACTACCAGCTCTACAAGAACCCTGTCGACTTCACTGCCGACCCGCTCAAGTACGGCGCGGAGACCTTCGCCGAGTGGGTGAAGAAGGGCTACGTCGCCAAGGACTCGGCCAGCCTCAAGGCCGAGGACATGGGCACCGCCTTCATCGCCGGCAAGGTTCCGATGATCGTCTCGGGCAGCTGGTGGTACGGCCGCTTCAAGACCGAGATGAAGGCCAACTGGGACACCTTCCTCTTCCCCGGCAACACCCTGAACGCCGGCTCCTCCGGCAACCTCTGGGTCGTCCCGGAGAACAGCAAGGCCAAGAGCCTGGCGTACGACTTCATCGACATCACCCTGCGCCCGGAGATCCAGGACCTGATCGGCAACAACGGTGGTGTGCCGGTCGCCGCTGACGCCTCGAAGATCACCGACCCCAAGGACCGCAAGCTGATCGAGGACTTCAACACGGTCAGCAAGTCCGACGGGCTCGCCTTCTACCCGGACTGGCCGGTCCCCGGCTACTACGACGTGCTGGTCTCCGGCTTCCAGGGCCTGATCAACGGCTCCAAGTCGCCCGACCAGGTTCTCGACACGATCGCCAAGCCGTACGCCGATGGCGTCAAGGAGATCACCGGCAAGTGA
- a CDS encoding glycosyltransferase family 4 protein translates to MSPDAHVIDIHPARQLRVLMLSWEYPPVLVGGLGRHVHALSVALAAAGHEVTVVTRHAEGAPLEEYADGVRILRAPEDPVTFPLATNSLLAWTMAFNHTLTRAALRATEAGAYDVIHAHDWLVAHTAVTLAEHLDLPLVTTMHATEAGRHQGWLPEEMNRTIHGVEHWLSGASIRVIACSGYMREQVSTLFDVPATQVDVVPNGVDDRAWRARPRAVASARARFAGDGPLVGYAGRLVYEKGVQHLMHAVPRLRKEHPGLRVVIAGDGPYRAELEAEARRLALSSTVRFTGFLDSTQLPAMLGATDATVVPSLYEPFGMVALEAAAAGAPLAVARTGGLAEIVEPGVTGVTFPHSDPDALAGAVGQLLGDEVFARRVARRARTMVGRRYGWASIAARTAASYTAARREHGPLQARRAAARLAGGSSRIAIPEGNLLARLGPAAC, encoded by the coding sequence ATGTCACCCGACGCCCACGTGATCGACATCCACCCCGCCCGGCAACTGCGGGTGCTGATGCTCTCCTGGGAGTACCCGCCGGTGCTCGTCGGTGGCCTCGGCCGCCACGTGCACGCCCTCTCCGTCGCCCTCGCCGCCGCCGGCCACGAGGTCACCGTCGTCACCCGCCACGCCGAGGGCGCACCCCTGGAGGAGTACGCCGACGGCGTGCGCATCCTGCGCGCCCCCGAGGACCCGGTCACCTTCCCCCTCGCCACCAACAGCCTGCTGGCCTGGACGATGGCGTTCAACCACACCCTCACCCGCGCCGCGCTGCGCGCCACCGAGGCCGGCGCCTACGACGTCATCCACGCCCACGACTGGCTCGTCGCCCACACCGCCGTCACCCTCGCCGAGCACCTGGACCTGCCCCTGGTCACCACCATGCACGCCACCGAGGCGGGCCGGCACCAGGGTTGGCTGCCGGAGGAGATGAACCGCACGATCCACGGCGTCGAGCACTGGCTCAGCGGCGCCTCCATCCGGGTCATCGCCTGCTCGGGGTACATGCGCGAGCAGGTCAGCACACTGTTCGACGTACCGGCCACGCAGGTCGACGTGGTGCCCAACGGGGTGGACGACCGGGCCTGGCGGGCCCGGCCACGGGCCGTCGCGTCGGCCCGCGCACGGTTCGCCGGGGACGGCCCCCTGGTCGGGTACGCCGGGCGACTGGTCTACGAGAAGGGCGTCCAGCACCTGATGCACGCGGTGCCCCGCCTCCGCAAGGAACACCCGGGGCTGCGCGTGGTGATCGCCGGGGACGGCCCGTACCGCGCCGAGTTGGAGGCCGAGGCCCGACGACTGGCGCTCAGTTCGACGGTGCGGTTCACCGGTTTCCTCGACTCCACCCAGCTGCCGGCGATGCTCGGGGCCACCGACGCGACGGTCGTGCCCAGCCTCTACGAGCCGTTCGGCATGGTGGCGCTGGAGGCGGCGGCCGCCGGCGCACCGCTCGCGGTGGCCCGTACCGGCGGGCTCGCCGAGATCGTCGAGCCCGGCGTCACCGGTGTGACGTTCCCGCACAGCGACCCGGACGCGCTCGCCGGCGCGGTCGGCCAACTGCTCGGTGACGAGGTCTTCGCCCGGCGGGTGGCGCGCCGGGCCCGCACCATGGTCGGCCGGCGGTACGGCTGGGCCAGCATCGCCGCCCGTACCGCCGCGAGTTACACCGCCGCCCGACGCGAACACGGCCCACTACAGGCCCGCCGGGCCGCCGCCCGACTGGCGGGCGGGAGCTCCCGGATCGCCATCCCCGAGGGCAATCTGCTCGCCCGCCTCGGCCCCGCCGCCTGCTGA
- a CDS encoding metal-dependent hydrolase, protein MMGPQHALSGAAVWLAGSWALQQFADYHQSPLALAVGTAVCAGGALFPDLDMSGKVTKNQGGATVARTFGVFSLFAAEVMEKISLGVYYATKLSKDPRRNNGHRTLTHTLPFTLLVGWGTTALCAAYGKWAVITILFFMFGLALRGLFDEWAERAGWVIITLASAGAAWFTFANLPGGRGYPLIGTALGVGCFVHILGDMITRAGVPILWPIPIKRRMWMMIGLPNKIALRVGSKAEVVGMRIALTVISALATLGLVAPSVLSRFDIEI, encoded by the coding sequence ATGATGGGTCCGCAGCACGCGCTGTCCGGCGCGGCGGTGTGGTTGGCCGGGTCCTGGGCGTTGCAGCAGTTCGCCGACTACCACCAGTCGCCGCTCGCGTTGGCGGTGGGCACTGCGGTGTGCGCCGGTGGCGCACTCTTTCCGGACCTCGACATGTCGGGCAAGGTGACCAAGAACCAGGGTGGGGCCACCGTGGCCCGCACCTTCGGGGTCTTCTCGCTCTTCGCCGCCGAGGTGATGGAGAAGATCTCGCTCGGGGTCTACTACGCCACGAAACTCAGCAAGGACCCCCGCCGCAACAACGGGCACCGCACACTGACCCACACGTTGCCGTTCACCCTTCTGGTCGGCTGGGGCACCACAGCGCTCTGCGCCGCGTACGGCAAGTGGGCCGTCATCACCATCCTGTTCTTCATGTTCGGCCTCGCGCTGCGCGGGCTGTTCGACGAGTGGGCGGAGCGCGCCGGCTGGGTCATCATCACCCTCGCCTCCGCCGGAGCGGCCTGGTTCACCTTCGCCAACCTCCCCGGTGGTCGCGGATATCCGCTGATCGGCACGGCGCTGGGGGTCGGCTGCTTCGTGCACATCCTCGGCGACATGATCACCCGGGCCGGGGTGCCGATCCTCTGGCCGATCCCGATCAAGCGGCGCATGTGGATGATGATCGGGCTGCCGAACAAGATCGCCCTGCGGGTCGGCAGCAAGGCCGAGGTCGTCGGGATGCGCATCGCCCTGACCGTCATCTCGGCGCTCGCGACCCTCGGCCTGGTCGCGCCGTCGGTGCTGAGCCGGTTCGACATCGAGATATGA
- a CDS encoding carbohydrate ABC transporter permease, whose translation MAVSETVAAAPPAATPTPPAPSRRRRGRDAAYWLYLLPGATLFVLVIGAPLVGTGYLSLTKWSGVGDPRWVGLDNYRQLLQDDVFWASFRNTVAMIVAMVMVPTALGLLLAAVLFDVIGRRFRPRTAAALRAAFYLPQVLPVVVAGIVWGWILRPDGAFNSLLDAVGLGALRHDWLGDPDTALPAVMAVMIWVQIGYPVVVFMAALQRVDPELYEAAEVDGANWLHRFRAITLPQIRPETFVVALTCTIAALKVFGPIFALTRGGPENATNVPSYFAYYTYFKKLQVGYGSAISTVLTLIIIVVAVVFIWTQARSERRDRGF comes from the coding sequence ATGGCAGTCTCCGAGACCGTCGCCGCCGCACCACCGGCCGCGACGCCCACCCCGCCCGCGCCCAGCCGCCGACGACGCGGACGCGACGCGGCGTACTGGCTCTACCTGCTCCCCGGGGCGACGCTCTTCGTCCTGGTCATCGGCGCACCACTGGTCGGCACTGGCTACCTGTCGTTGACCAAGTGGTCCGGCGTCGGCGACCCCCGATGGGTCGGCCTGGACAACTACCGGCAACTGCTCCAGGACGACGTGTTCTGGGCGTCGTTCCGCAACACCGTCGCGATGATCGTGGCGATGGTAATGGTGCCCACCGCGCTGGGGCTGCTGCTCGCGGCGGTGCTCTTCGACGTCATCGGCCGGCGGTTCAGGCCCCGCACCGCCGCCGCGCTGCGGGCCGCGTTCTACCTGCCGCAGGTGCTGCCCGTCGTGGTGGCCGGCATCGTCTGGGGTTGGATCCTCCGCCCGGACGGCGCGTTCAACAGCCTGCTCGACGCGGTGGGTCTCGGCGCGTTACGCCACGACTGGCTGGGTGACCCCGACACCGCGCTGCCCGCCGTGATGGCGGTGATGATCTGGGTGCAGATCGGCTATCCGGTGGTCGTCTTCATGGCGGCGCTGCAACGGGTCGACCCCGAGTTGTACGAGGCGGCCGAGGTCGACGGCGCGAACTGGCTGCACCGGTTCCGGGCGATCACCCTCCCGCAGATCCGGCCGGAAACCTTCGTGGTGGCGCTGACCTGCACCATCGCCGCGCTGAAGGTGTTCGGGCCGATCTTCGCCCTGACCCGGGGCGGCCCGGAGAACGCCACGAACGTGCCGTCCTACTTCGCGTACTACACGTACTTCAAGAAGCTCCAGGTCGGCTACGGCTCGGCGATCTCCACGGTGCTGACACTGATCATCATCGTGGTGGCCGTGGTCTTCATCTGGACGCAGGCTCGCAGCGAGCGCCGGGACCGGGGGTTCTGA